Below is a window of Defluviimonas sp. SAOS-178_SWC DNA.
TCGTCGGGCGCAACGGCGTCGGTAAGACGACGCTACTGAAGACGCTGATCGGCGAGTTGCCGTGCCAGGGCGGGACGATCGAGTTCCGGGGCCGGGCGATCGACGCAATGTCGGCGGCAGATCGGGCACGGCTCGGGATCGGCTACGTGCCGCAAGGGCGCGGCCTGTTTACCGGGCTGACGGTTGAGGAAAACCTGCGGCTGGGCAAACTGGTCGGCGGACGGCCGCGCGAGATGAATTTCGAACGCGTCTACGGCTTCTTCCCGATCCTGAAGACGCGCCTGTCGCAGGTGTCGGGCACGATGAGCGGCGGCCAGCAGCAGCAGCTGTCGATCGGCCGCATCCTTGTCGGCAATCCGTCGATCATGCTGCTCGACGAGCCGTCGGAAGGCATCCAGCCGAACATCGTCCAGGAGATCGGCGCAATCATCCGCCGCATCCGCGACGAGGAGAAGCTGACGGTGATCCTCGTCGAGCAGAATCTCGACCTGATCCAAGCCAGTGCTGACCGTTGCATCGTGATCGACAAGGGCCGGATCGTCGACGAGGTCCTGCCCTCGGATCTTGACGATCCGGAGATTGC
It encodes the following:
- a CDS encoding ABC transporter ATP-binding protein, with the protein product MATNPVLNVKSLRSGYGRVGVINGLSFDVKEGEIVAIVGRNGVGKTTLLKTLIGELPCQGGTIEFRGRAIDAMSAADRARLGIGYVPQGRGLFTGLTVEENLRLGKLVGGRPREMNFERVYGFFPILKTRLSQVSGTMSGGQQQQLSIGRILVGNPSIMLLDEPSEGIQPNIVQEIGAIIRRIRDEEKLTVILVEQNLDLIQASADRCIVIDKGRIVDEVLPSDLDDPEIARKYLAI